A stretch of DNA from Bacillota bacterium:
CAATTCACCTTCCCCAAGGATCACTAACCTCGCTGGTTGTTGATCGCGCACCAGCGCAAAGGCTCGAAGCAAAGTGGGAAAGTCTTTGGCAATGGTCAACCGACCTGCACCTAGAATGACCGGTGGTTGCCCAGGCTGGAACCAGGGGTGGTCTAATGGCTCCTCTGATTTGCGGAGCATGTCAGGCGTGACAATAGGGTTGTAGATGACCCTGACCTTGTCCGCTGGCACGCCTACCCAGTGTATCAGATCGTTGGCAACTCCTTTCGAGACCGCCACCACCGCATGAGCCCAGGGGTAGAACGGCTTCACCCAGTAGCGCATCAGACGGGCTCGCAGGGTTTTTGCCCACGCACTGGATTCGCTGGGGGTGCTGTGTACGGTGACCACCACGCGCGTTGGCACTCGCGCCAGTTTTTGCGCCCAGATCGCCACCACATTTGCGTGGTCTAGCGCGGAGAGCAGCACAACTGGTCGCACCTTTCTCAGATAGCGCACCAAAGCAGGCAAACTCCGTAACACGCGCGGGGCGCCGAGGTCTATTATCTGAAGAGTGTTGGGCACGATGGGCAGGTAGGGTCCTTCCGCGCGCGCCAGCACGAGATGTACGTCTACGCCGCGCTGAGCGAAGCCCTGCCCCAAGTGCAGGAACACTTTCTGGGCACCTCCGCCAGCCAGCGAGGGCAAGAACAGAGCTATCGTAGGGCGCGCGGTCATAGCATTGCCTCCGACCTGGCGGCGAGCGCTGCTTTCGCAGCCAGTTTTGCACGAAGCGCCAGCCGCCATAAGCGCGCAAACAGGACGTCGATCGGTCGGGAACCGCGGTTCCGGTAGGTGTCTACTATATCCCGCAAGCTTGTGGTAAACTGGGCAAAGCGCTGAATGTCTACAATCAGTCGTCGCAGGTCACGCGCACCGAGCCGGTTGTGATGGAAACAGACGGTCCATACGCCAAGGGGTGCCGGGCGGAACTTCCACATCTGCTGCGGTACCCACAACATGCCCCGATGCACGCGCGGGTAGAGAAAGAAACCGTCGCTGATAACGGTGATACCCAGTTCCTGCAGCACCAGCAGGGTGTTGTGGTCGAAGCTGTGCCCTGGTGCCACGAACGCCTCCGGACGGATGCCGTGGGAGTGAAAGACCTCCACCGCCCGCAGCAGTTTCTCGCGCTGCCGATCGAAAGGCAGTCCAGCAAACTCACTCCGGGCGTTGATGCCCAGCAGTCCCGCCTCCGTCGTTTCGTAGAGGTGCTGGTAACCGTGCATGGCGATACTCCAGCCAGCCGCCTGTTTTTCGCGCACCCATACCCAGAAATCAGCCCGAGGCGGCTCCACCTGCAGCTTAGGGTCGCGGTTTTCCGGGACCACTGCCAGGATGGGCTGGACCCCGCAGGCATGAAGCACTTCCTCGATCGGCGCCCACAGGCTCCAGTTCATCGTGGGACAGATGTCATCAAACCGCACCAGATACCTTGCACGCATACTCACTTCGCTTTCCGAAAAAAGACCCTATCGAGCGTTGCCTCTTCATAGTCTACCAAAATCCGTTCCAGTGGGTACTTTAGAAGCAGTTGTGCAATCCGTCCACGGGGTGGATGTGGGTGTCCGATTTTGATACCTGTACGCTCATTGAGCCACGTTTGCAACCGATTTCTCATGGATAGCTGCTCGCGACGAAACAACGAGTTGTTTGCTTCGATATAGCCGCAACCGCCCGGTTTTACCATGTCATAAATCACCCTGACAAAGGACTTGTCCGACCAGCCGTAGCAAAAACAGATGCGGTTGAAGACAAGATCAAACTGCTTCCCAAGCCGTCTGGGCGCTTCGTCCAAGTAGCCCAGCAGAAACTCGATATCCACTGCGTGCTCCTCTGCTTTCTGTTGTGCAATCTGCTGATAGTTGCGTGAAATGTCGTACCACGTGACGCTGGCACCTCTGCGTGCAAAAGCCACGGCGTACTGCCCCGGACCTCCCCCGAGGTCAAGCACACTCTTGCCCGCCCAGCTGCCCACCCATGTTTCCAGAATATCGACCAGTTGATTATCGACTTTCTGCCACTCAATCTCTGCATATCGCTGCGCATACTGCGCTGGCACAGGGTCCCAGCCGCGCTCTGGGAGATGGAGCATAGCATGAATACGATTAATCATGTCAGTCGCGTCTGCCTCCTACAGCAAAGGGAAAGCGATGTTGCCAATGTGTATGCAATAGAAACAATGTGATGCAGTAAATCAAGACCACGCTAACTAAGTGGGCAATAACGCTCCACGGTGTCTCGCCAGTAGGCACAAGGTACCAGCATAACACCATGGCGGCGGCTGCGAGCAGGACGTGCCCCGCGCCTTTCCAGCTCATGGGCACAGTGAAGACTCTTCGTCCCAGCAATACGCTGAGGAGGAGTGCTACCGCGTAGGCAGCAATCGTCGCCCAGGCAGCACCGAGAATACCAGCGCGCGGGAT
This window harbors:
- a CDS encoding class I SAM-dependent methyltransferase; its protein translation is MINRIHAMLHLPERGWDPVPAQYAQRYAEIEWQKVDNQLVDILETWVGSWAGKSVLDLGGGPGQYAVAFARRGASVTWYDISRNYQQIAQQKAEEHAVDIEFLLGYLDEAPRRLGKQFDLVFNRICFCYGWSDKSFVRVIYDMVKPGGCGYIEANNSLFRREQLSMRNRLQTWLNERTGIKIGHPHPPRGRIAQLLLKYPLERILVDYEEATLDRVFFRKAK
- a CDS encoding glycosyltransferase, which encodes MTARPTIALFLPSLAGGGAQKVFLHLGQGFAQRGVDVHLVLARAEGPYLPIVPNTLQIIDLGAPRVLRSLPALVRYLRKVRPVVLLSALDHANVVAIWAQKLARVPTRVVVTVHSTPSESSAWAKTLRARLMRYWVKPFYPWAHAVVAVSKGVANDLIHWVGVPADKVRVIYNPIVTPDMLRKSEEPLDHPWFQPGQPPVILGAGRLTIAKDFPTLLRAFALVRDQQPARLVILGEGELRADLERLAAQLGIGQDFALPGFVQNPYPYLKRAAVFVLSSRWEGFSVVLGEALACGTPVVSTDCRNGPREILEDGKWGALVQVGDYESMAAAICDTLSSQRVTDFPKEKFHIDNIVTQYLETIGL
- a CDS encoding DUF2334 domain-containing protein → MRARYLVRFDDICPTMNWSLWAPIEEVLHACGVQPILAVVPENRDPKLQVEPPRADFWVWVREKQAAGWSIAMHGYQHLYETTEAGLLGINARSEFAGLPFDRQREKLLRAVEVFHSHGIRPEAFVAPGHSFDHNTLLVLQELGITVISDGFFLYPRVHRGMLWVPQQMWKFRPAPLGVWTVCFHHNRLGARDLRRLIVDIQRFAQFTTSLRDIVDTYRNRGSRPIDVLFARLWRLALRAKLAAKAALAARSEAML